From Polaribacter butkevichii, a single genomic window includes:
- a CDS encoding GIY-YIG nuclease family protein, with amino-acid sequence MKIYYVYILQCSDKTYYTGITSNLEQRFIEHQQGKHLESYTYKRRPLELVFYAEFTEVGFAIDTEKQIKKWSRAKKEALINDDYEKLPNLAKKKFN; translated from the coding sequence ATGAAAATCTACTATGTTTATATATTACAATGTTCAGATAAAACGTATTATACTGGTATTACATCAAATTTAGAACAACGTTTTATTGAACATCAACAAGGAAAACATTTAGAAAGTTACACGTATAAAAGAAGACCTTTAGAATTGGTTTTTTATGCTGAATTTACTGAAGTTGGATTTGCTATTGATACAGAAAAGCAAATAAAAAAGTGGTCTAGGGCAAAAAAGGAAGCTTTAATTAATGATGACTATGAAAAACTGCCTAATTTAGCGAAGAAGAAGTTTAATTGA